One Lactobacillus sp. CBA3606 DNA segment encodes these proteins:
- a CDS encoding helix-turn-helix transcriptional regulator, which produces MKPDNDVLLLAYFKQNHITQQDLADSIDRSVNTVWNKLHGRSNWSIVEVQKLHDDFKVPTQYFFHD; this is translated from the coding sequence ATGAAACCCGACAATGATGTCTTATTATTGGCTTACTTTAAGCAGAACCATATTACGCAACAAGATTTAGCCGACTCGATTGATCGTAGTGTCAATACGGTTTGGAATAAATTACATGGGCGTTCAAATTGGAGCATTGTGGAAGTTCAAAAATTACATGATGATTTTAAAGTGCCCACGCAGTATTTCTTCCATGATTAA
- a CDS encoding MarR family winged helix-turn-helix transcriptional regulator: MQHSIGIAIKKANNALARDSDHFAKKIGLTGMQISTINYIADHENTQDIFQQDLEHEFNIRKATASSLVTTMVANELLIRVPATEDARYKRLLLTPKARQLATVIAAFFAESEQRIKTLLGASTATTYTDLTKLSQAFTTAPTPKKGPQQTHEPTVS; encoded by the coding sequence ATGCAACATTCAATCGGGATTGCAATCAAAAAAGCCAATAACGCACTAGCCCGTGATTCAGACCATTTTGCAAAAAAAATAGGCCTGACCGGTATGCAAATCAGTACCATCAACTATATTGCCGACCACGAAAACACCCAAGATATTTTCCAACAAGATTTAGAACACGAATTCAATATCCGTAAAGCAACCGCCTCCAGTCTGGTCACCACCATGGTCGCTAACGAATTATTGATTCGCGTACCGGCTACCGAAGATGCCCGATACAAGCGCTTGCTCCTAACGCCCAAAGCCCGTCAGTTAGCCACAGTTATCGCTGCTTTTTTTGCTGAAAGTGAACAGCGCATTAAGACCTTATTGGGCGCTAGTACCGCGACAACCTACACTGATTTAACTAAGCTTAGCCAGGCTTTTACCACTGCCCCAACGCCAAAAAAAGGCCCCCAACAAACACATGAGCCAACCGTTAGCTAG
- a CDS encoding sensor histidine kinase, which produces MALLFYSLSLISGYYEMIILSLTFREYFTWKLGLTWAGLITLCNLFGQVATAQWPQVPLVFFWILPITLANMIMSARLLYTKWILMLPIVLFLNAFKRLIGGLSGSFLKWLTSSDVQMRLRQIVDLNLTANLNIFGAMLIGLPIVIIIGFIAHHWVIKMAATDFFQHAQIDRNDYLLVLLFYALYILAYDYALNLSVVLQTYVAVASSIIFGIISFYLVSSKNSRLTDAQLLSEVSNYNQLLSNRNQQLHLFKHDYQNILLSLSQYIQSDDMTGLKTYFEAEVLHGDQSLPVDGGPEQLRRLHIPALSGLIYAKYELAASRHVTLQLTILQTIQAPEFEQVRLVRILGNLLDNAIDAATHVDGQVQVTIERTTQGDLQFNIQNKIPAGDTINLHRIKKSRFTTKPGHLGYGLSSIEQLAGKQVNVTYQINDAHFLAQLTVQPATALRKS; this is translated from the coding sequence ATGGCGTTGTTGTTTTATTCCCTATCTTTAATTTCTGGTTATTACGAAATGATTATTTTATCACTGACTTTTCGTGAATATTTCACCTGGAAACTGGGACTGACTTGGGCTGGGTTAATTACCCTTTGCAATTTGTTCGGTCAAGTTGCGACTGCCCAGTGGCCGCAAGTCCCCTTAGTCTTCTTTTGGATTTTACCAATCACACTTGCCAATATGATTATGAGTGCCCGCCTACTCTACACGAAATGGATTTTAATGTTACCGATTGTCTTATTTTTAAATGCTTTCAAGCGCTTAATCGGTGGCTTATCCGGTAGCTTTTTGAAATGGCTAACGTCATCCGATGTTCAAATGCGACTCCGGCAAATTGTTGATTTAAACTTAACCGCCAATTTAAATATTTTCGGCGCCATGCTCATCGGGCTACCTATCGTGATTATTATCGGCTTCATTGCTCACCACTGGGTCATCAAAATGGCGGCAACTGACTTTTTCCAACATGCGCAGATCGATCGAAATGATTATCTCTTGGTCTTATTATTCTACGCCCTCTATATCCTAGCGTATGACTATGCTTTAAATCTTTCCGTTGTCTTGCAAACCTATGTGGCCGTGGCCTCCAGCATTATTTTCGGCATTATTAGTTTTTATCTAGTTAGCAGTAAAAATAGTCGTTTAACTGATGCACAGCTCCTAAGTGAAGTGTCTAACTATAATCAATTATTAAGCAATCGCAATCAACAATTACATTTATTCAAACACGATTATCAAAACATCCTGCTGAGCCTATCGCAATATATTCAAAGTGACGACATGACTGGGTTAAAAACTTATTTTGAAGCTGAAGTTTTACATGGTGATCAGAGTCTCCCCGTCGATGGTGGCCCTGAACAATTACGACGCCTGCATATTCCAGCACTCAGTGGCTTAATTTATGCCAAATATGAACTGGCGGCTAGTCGCCACGTGACCTTGCAACTCACGATATTACAAACCATCCAAGCACCTGAATTCGAACAAGTTCGCTTGGTTCGTATCCTTGGTAACTTGCTAGATAATGCCATTGACGCTGCTACCCACGTTGATGGTCAAGTGCAAGTCACTATTGAACGCACAACTCAAGGTGACCTTCAGTTCAATATTCAAAATAAAATTCCAGCTGGTGATACGATTAACTTGCATCGGATTAAGAAAAGTCGCTTTACAACCAAACCAGGTCATCTCGGTTATGGCCTTAGCAGTATCGAACAACTTGCTGGTAAACAGGTCAACGTTACCTATCAAATTAACGATGCTCATTTTTTAGCACAACTCACCGTTCAGCCGGCCACGGCCTTAAGAAAATCTTAA
- the tyrS gene encoding tyrosine--tRNA ligase, with amino-acid sequence MNIIDDLKWRGAINQQTDEAGLKELATNEAVALYCGIDPTGDSMHIGHLIPFMILKRFQLAGHHPYVLVGGGTGAIGDPSGKNSERVLQTMAQVNHNEAALSAQMHKLFGNDDNFTIVNNYDWLSKISLLDFLRDYGKLFSVNTMLNKEVVASRLEVGISYTEFTYQILQSVDFLHLYREAHVQLQIGGADQWGNITAGTDLIHRLEGNETKVYGLTIPLLLKADGTKFGKTAGGAVWLDPERTSPYEFYQFWINQDDRDVVKYLKYFTFLSHAEIDDLAEKVKLAPGKREAQRRLAECVTEFVHGKAAVAEAQNITNALFTGDVQNLNVAEIEQGFKGVPSAEVSVEKQNIVLWLVDATKFEPSRRQAREDLKNGAIRINGEKITDVDAVIDPATAFDGKFVIVRRGKKRYFLARVK; translated from the coding sequence ATGAATATTATTGATGATTTAAAATGGCGTGGTGCGATTAATCAGCAAACGGATGAAGCTGGATTAAAAGAACTCGCAACTAATGAAGCTGTGGCGTTATATTGTGGGATTGATCCAACTGGTGATAGCATGCATATCGGCCATTTGATTCCGTTTATGATTTTGAAACGGTTCCAGTTAGCTGGTCATCATCCTTATGTGTTAGTTGGTGGTGGGACGGGTGCCATTGGGGACCCATCCGGTAAGAATTCAGAACGGGTTTTACAAACGATGGCGCAAGTTAACCATAATGAAGCGGCTTTGAGTGCGCAAATGCACAAGTTGTTTGGTAATGATGATAACTTTACGATTGTAAATAATTATGACTGGTTATCTAAAATCTCATTGCTCGACTTTTTGCGGGATTACGGCAAGTTATTTAGTGTGAATACGATGCTGAATAAAGAAGTCGTTGCTAGTCGGCTAGAAGTTGGAATTTCGTATACCGAATTTACCTACCAAATCCTACAATCGGTTGATTTCTTACATTTATACCGTGAAGCCCACGTCCAATTACAAATTGGTGGTGCTGATCAATGGGGGAATATCACGGCCGGAACGGATCTGATTCATCGGTTAGAAGGCAATGAAACCAAAGTCTATGGCTTGACGATTCCACTATTGCTCAAAGCAGATGGGACAAAATTCGGTAAGACTGCGGGTGGGGCCGTTTGGCTAGATCCAGAACGCACGTCACCTTATGAATTTTACCAATTTTGGATTAACCAAGATGACCGGGATGTCGTTAAATATTTGAAGTATTTCACATTCTTAAGTCATGCTGAAATTGATGATTTAGCTGAAAAGGTCAAGTTGGCACCTGGTAAGCGGGAAGCCCAACGGCGGTTAGCAGAATGTGTCACTGAATTTGTGCATGGGAAAGCGGCCGTTGCAGAAGCACAAAATATCACCAACGCCTTATTCACTGGTGATGTTCAAAACTTGAATGTGGCTGAGATTGAACAAGGATTTAAAGGCGTACCTTCAGCTGAAGTGTCAGTCGAAAAGCAGAATATTGTGCTATGGCTAGTTGATGCAACCAAGTTTGAACCTTCGCGACGTCAAGCTCGTGAAGATTTAAAAAATGGCGCAATTCGCATTAATGGTGAGAAAATTACGGATGTTGATGCTGTGATTGATCCAGCGACTGCTTTTGATGGCAAATTCGTGATTGTACGTCGAGGGAAGAAGCGGTACTTCTTAGCACGCGTTAAATAA
- a CDS encoding C39 family peptidase yields MPRHMNRRRSWSVGVIVVLVVGVVGFSVTQASDWIDASFTTSQTTKSKTKPATKAPKTVNQVKLNVPLINQMTAPRLYNGCEVTSLTMMLNYNHLNITKNQLAAQLPSVPLTYDNGDHGNPNAGFVGDISGDNPGLGVYHGPIYKLAKTQTSKVKDLTGSSFAAIIQQLEAGRPVWTITTVTFAPVTSMQTWQTPQGPVKITYDMHSVVIVGFNRTKKLIYINNPYGQKQQAVSWTDFAAAYKQMGKQAVVLTSTH; encoded by the coding sequence ATGCCAAGACATATGAATCGACGTCGAAGTTGGTCGGTTGGGGTTATTGTGGTGTTAGTAGTGGGGGTTGTTGGTTTTTCCGTGACTCAAGCTTCTGATTGGATTGATGCCTCTTTCACGACTAGTCAAACGACGAAGTCTAAAACTAAGCCGGCTACTAAGGCACCCAAAACGGTTAATCAAGTGAAACTCAATGTGCCTTTGATTAATCAAATGACGGCGCCCCGGTTATATAATGGTTGTGAAGTCACATCATTGACTATGATGTTGAATTATAATCATCTCAATATCACTAAAAACCAATTGGCGGCACAACTACCGAGTGTGCCGTTGACTTATGATAATGGTGATCACGGTAATCCGAATGCGGGTTTTGTCGGCGATATTTCTGGCGATAATCCGGGATTAGGGGTTTACCATGGCCCTATCTATAAGCTAGCGAAGACGCAGACAAGTAAAGTTAAAGATTTGACTGGCTCAAGTTTTGCGGCCATCATTCAACAGCTTGAAGCTGGACGCCCGGTTTGGACGATTACAACGGTGACTTTTGCGCCGGTGACTAGCATGCAAACGTGGCAAACCCCACAGGGGCCAGTAAAGATCACTTATGACATGCATAGTGTTGTGATTGTGGGCTTTAATCGGACAAAAAAATTAATTTATATTAATAATCCATATGGACAGAAACAACAAGCCGTTAGTTGGACTGATTTTGCAGCGGCGTATAAGCAAATGGGTAAACAAGCCGTTGTATTAACGTCAACCCATTAA
- a CDS encoding YueI family protein, producing the protein MSQSETQLDKHLQSAIFGTPVLHPDEQHRNLGTFHERLDLGITFTQALTRDYTAALQTELQAHPDYQLLLHGLLDQDILDHYIHLVNQANVKFAIRNDLLYQHTPDSLAIALAAPTAINPETIDIDIRFPLATAPAATVPKQVLFNRIHQHLAHNRQILRQKHHLN; encoded by the coding sequence ATGTCACAATCGGAAACGCAACTTGATAAACATCTTCAGTCAGCCATTTTTGGCACACCAGTCCTTCATCCGGATGAACAGCACCGTAACTTAGGGACTTTTCATGAACGCCTTGACTTAGGAATCACCTTTACTCAGGCATTAACCCGCGACTATACCGCCGCCCTACAAACAGAGCTCCAAGCACATCCAGATTATCAACTGCTCTTGCACGGCTTATTGGATCAAGACATTTTAGACCACTACATTCACTTGGTGAATCAAGCAAATGTCAAGTTCGCTATTCGCAACGATTTGCTTTATCAACATACACCAGACAGTCTGGCTATCGCACTAGCGGCGCCAACTGCCATTAATCCTGAAACAATTGATATTGATATTCGGTTTCCGTTAGCCACTGCCCCAGCAGCAACTGTGCCAAAACAAGTATTGTTCAATCGCATCCACCAACACTTAGCTCATAATCGTCAAATTTTGCGTCAGAAACATCATTTAAACTAG
- a CDS encoding MFS transporter produces MTKKCDARLIMAVIAAGLLSFCGVVVETAMNITFPVLMREFSINTATVQWLTTAYLLVVAIIVPISSFLKRRFKTKTLFVTANLLFMAGLVIDALAPNFGVLVSGRLVQGLGTGIALPLMFNIILDWVPDEQRGTLMGIGTLITAIAPALGPTFGGLVVSSLNWHWIFILLLPLLVLSLILGLGSIRQAQPTTKASFDGLAWGLVMVIFVGFTLAFSNLQNFSEQPLMVSGLLLVGILGVVGFIKRTKQSAQPLIRLQIFKVTAFNWHLLGFFLVQMNALGLAFILPNYIQLVNGKSALLAGLFVLPGAAIGAGFAPLGGRLLDRFGAAKPILTGATILVIAVALFTGLGLQLNGPLIAVLYILLMIGMGLTMGNTMTSGLGQLSFDLQADGNAMFNTLQQFAGATGTSVVSAIITLVQTQTSGSLARRTALGSTVALVFLLVLIIVNLGALSLAMRQRHHD; encoded by the coding sequence ATGACTAAAAAATGTGATGCAAGATTGATTATGGCCGTGATTGCGGCTGGGTTATTGTCGTTTTGTGGGGTCGTGGTGGAAACGGCGATGAATATTACGTTCCCAGTTTTAATGCGCGAGTTTTCGATTAATACCGCAACGGTTCAATGGTTAACGACGGCTTATTTATTAGTGGTTGCCATTATTGTGCCGATTTCGTCGTTTTTAAAACGACGCTTTAAAACTAAGACGTTATTTGTAACGGCCAACTTACTTTTTATGGCGGGACTAGTGATTGATGCGCTGGCGCCGAACTTTGGCGTCTTGGTCAGCGGTCGACTTGTACAAGGCCTTGGGACTGGGATTGCATTACCACTGATGTTTAATATTATTTTGGATTGGGTGCCGGATGAACAACGTGGGACTTTGATGGGAATTGGGACGTTAATTACTGCGATTGCGCCGGCGTTAGGACCGACTTTTGGTGGGCTGGTCGTTAGCAGTTTGAATTGGCACTGGATTTTTATTTTATTGTTGCCATTGCTAGTGTTGTCACTCATCTTAGGGTTAGGGTCTATTCGCCAAGCCCAGCCGACTACCAAGGCCAGCTTTGATGGCTTAGCTTGGGGATTGGTGATGGTCATTTTTGTTGGATTCACGTTAGCTTTTAGTAATTTACAGAATTTTAGTGAGCAACCATTGATGGTCAGTGGTCTCTTATTAGTCGGGATTTTAGGCGTAGTTGGGTTTATCAAGCGGACTAAGCAGTCGGCCCAGCCGCTAATTAGGTTGCAGATTTTTAAAGTGACCGCTTTTAATTGGCACTTATTAGGGTTCTTTTTAGTGCAGATGAATGCGCTCGGATTAGCCTTTATCTTACCGAACTATATCCAGTTGGTTAATGGGAAGAGTGCTTTGTTGGCCGGGTTGTTTGTGTTACCCGGTGCCGCGATTGGGGCCGGTTTTGCCCCTTTAGGCGGTCGGTTGTTGGATCGGTTTGGGGCGGCTAAACCCATCTTAACGGGGGCGACGATTTTAGTAATTGCTGTGGCGTTGTTTACTGGGCTAGGGTTACAACTTAACGGTCCCTTAATTGCTGTACTTTATATTTTATTAATGATTGGCATGGGATTAACCATGGGTAATACAATGACGAGTGGGTTAGGGCAATTGAGTTTCGATTTACAAGCGGATGGGAATGCGATGTTTAATACCTTACAACAATTTGCCGGCGCCACGGGAACGTCAGTCGTTTCGGCGATTATCACGTTAGTTCAAACTCAGACTAGTGGGTCGCTAGCTCGGCGGACAGCTTTGGGGTCTACGGTGGCCTTAGTTTTCTTATTAGTTTTGATTATTGTGAATTTAGGGGCACTGAGCCTCGCCATGCGGCAACGTCACCATGATTGA
- a CDS encoding DUF554 domain-containing protein — protein sequence MIGTIFNVSMILIGCLVGSLFKRGIKPAYHDILMQALGLAAMLIGINAVVQRMPQSKYPVLFIVSLAVGGLVGQALDLQGHFNRLVGRFSGGNLAEGLATAILLYCIGSLSILGPIEAALKHDYTFLFTNGILDGITSIVLASTFGFGIAIAAGVLFAWQGSLYVLALVLKGALSTVMLNEITIVGGILILGSGLGLLNIKKINTLNLLPALIVPPIVIGLLNLF from the coding sequence GAAGTCTTTTCAAACGTGGGATTAAGCCGGCGTATCATGATATTTTGATGCAAGCGCTGGGCTTAGCGGCCATGTTGATTGGGATTAATGCGGTTGTGCAACGGATGCCACAAAGTAAGTACCCGGTTTTATTCATTGTGAGTTTAGCTGTTGGGGGCTTAGTTGGTCAGGCACTCGATTTACAAGGGCACTTTAACCGGTTAGTGGGACGCTTTTCTGGCGGTAACTTAGCGGAGGGCCTGGCGACAGCCATTTTACTTTATTGTATTGGGTCGTTATCAATTCTTGGTCCGATTGAAGCCGCTTTGAAACATGACTATACGTTTTTGTTTACGAACGGGATTTTAGATGGCATTACCTCAATTGTGTTGGCTTCGACTTTTGGTTTTGGCATTGCCATTGCGGCGGGCGTGTTATTTGCCTGGCAAGGCTCATTGTATGTACTGGCGTTGGTGTTAAAAGGCGCGTTGAGTACGGTCATGCTGAATGAAATTACAATTGTCGGGGGAATTTTAATTTTGGGGTCAGGATTAGGGTTGTTAAATATTAAAAAAATTAATACGCTGAATCTGCTACCAGCACTGATTGTGCCACCAATTGTGATTGGCTTATTGAATTTATTTTAA
- a CDS encoding NAD(P)H-binding protein: MQSILAVGALDAQQAQAILTTVRHLSMAQLTVYAPATTRSNWPSTTHFIAGELTDVASLSQAMAGQPLVLAQLTPQQLVPQTRALITAMHARGIKQIVLTSPQSVLSLVQQPIKWYQTHQQRQQLRALHLVEQLLQQSQLDFTLVEGTQAMDTAIYTQQMSASWATAMPTRRSLPLKDYLTTGATWSLTA, translated from the coding sequence ATGCAATCTATTTTAGCAGTGGGGGCTTTGGATGCCCAGCAAGCCCAAGCCATTTTGACGACGGTTCGTCACTTATCAATGGCACAGTTGACCGTCTATGCACCAGCAACGACGCGGTCAAATTGGCCTAGCACGACGCACTTTATCGCAGGAGAATTAACGGATGTGGCCAGTTTGAGCCAAGCGATGGCGGGGCAACCGTTAGTCTTAGCCCAATTAACGCCGCAACAATTAGTGCCACAAACCCGGGCATTAATCACGGCAATGCACGCACGGGGAATTAAACAAATTGTTTTGACTAGTCCGCAGAGTGTCTTATCCTTAGTGCAACAACCCATTAAATGGTATCAGACGCATCAGCAACGCCAACAACTACGGGCCTTGCACTTAGTCGAACAACTATTACAGCAAAGTCAGCTGGATTTTACTTTGGTCGAAGGTACGCAGGCGATGGATACCGCAATCTATACACAGCAGATGAGTGCTAGCTGGGCAACCGCGATGCCAACCCGGCGATCACTGCCATTGAAGGATTATTTAACGACGGGGGCAACTTGGTCACTAACCGCTTAA